The following are encoded in a window of Nibricoccus aquaticus genomic DNA:
- a CDS encoding Sec-independent protein translocase subunit TatA/TatB, with product MNSPLLNAPLALMGMGSTELIVLLLIVLLLFGGAKLPSLARGLGQSIKEFKKASKGEDEEPAAQSTATETSKKAETTKTHGAN from the coding sequence ATGAACAGCCCACTCCTCAACGCTCCTCTCGCCCTCATGGGCATGGGCAGCACGGAATTGATCGTCCTCCTCCTCATTGTGCTCCTCCTCTTCGGCGGCGCCAAGCTCCCGAGCCTCGCCCGCGGTCTCGGCCAGTCCATCAAGGAATTCAAAAAAGCCTCCAAGGGCGAAGACGAAGAACCGGCCGCCCAATCCACGGCCACCGAGACTTCAAAAAAAGCTGAGACCACCAAGACGCACGGCGCCAACTAA
- a CDS encoding cation:proton antiporter, which produces MEHGINFIQDFAVVLLVAGAVGWFCQRVGLSVVVGYLVAGVLVGPFTPPFSLVKEGGSIETLAQVGLVFLMFSIGLKLSVRRLRRLGFLLLAGVFASAAVVYCLTRAGGLMLGWSGTESLFLAAMLMVSSSSIIGKILHDTGCTHEKAGQLAMGVSVLEDVVAVVMLTLLNSLVQFGGVGQGVDLGQTLGMFGAFVVLAGIGGLLIVPWLLKKLSISAGEELQTVTLAGLLFGLALIAQKAGYSLALGAFLLGTIVAETPHRTQVERTFEGMREVFTAVFFVAIGMQIDVRLVGEWWWLIVGVAAFTVVVRALATTIGLSLIGTSVKDSMQVGLMATPIGEFSFIIAQLGVAAKVVPERFYPMAVGVSLLTTLGAPSLTKHSEKISVWALSRRPGWLRAWHGYYYTWIERLRARQKRNMLWQLSKKRLIQISVEVLLVTGLLVFSEPLFAMVESWLGHNWLFPHGPTVLFVAGMTLVVLAPLVAIWRNISALCLLYAQVSVSGHPQARKMAPVVEWAFRAVAGAALALWIFSLLPAGVGMKWLLLASVLLAGVGILILRRRLVYWHSELEVELQGALAGAGSAAMETNAPWLNPHREWKLSVSDCVLPDLADCTGKRISELALRPQFGATIVGIDRQGCLIPLPGPETVLYPRDKVLLIGTAEQMAAGKAFLQRVTGNPSGSEFEDVRMETILVPTGSPGAGKDLRTLIPSQGNHVQIAGIRRGETRVLNPAGDEVVGAGDELLVLGTPDQIHGFREWLEAV; this is translated from the coding sequence ATGGAGCACGGCATCAACTTTATCCAGGACTTCGCGGTGGTGCTGCTGGTGGCAGGCGCGGTGGGGTGGTTTTGTCAGCGGGTGGGGCTTTCGGTGGTGGTGGGTTATCTGGTCGCCGGGGTGTTGGTGGGGCCATTCACGCCACCGTTCTCGCTGGTGAAGGAAGGGGGGAGCATCGAGACGCTGGCGCAGGTGGGGCTGGTTTTTTTGATGTTTTCCATCGGGTTGAAGTTGAGTGTGAGGAGGCTGAGGCGGTTGGGGTTTTTGCTGCTGGCGGGGGTGTTCGCGAGTGCGGCGGTGGTGTACTGCCTGACGCGCGCGGGCGGGCTGATGCTGGGGTGGAGCGGGACGGAGAGTTTGTTTTTGGCGGCGATGCTCATGGTGTCGTCGTCGTCGATCATCGGGAAAATTTTGCACGACACGGGTTGCACGCATGAGAAGGCGGGGCAGCTGGCGATGGGGGTGTCGGTGCTGGAGGACGTGGTGGCGGTGGTGATGCTGACGTTGCTGAATTCGCTGGTGCAGTTTGGCGGGGTGGGGCAGGGCGTGGATCTGGGGCAGACGCTCGGGATGTTCGGGGCGTTTGTGGTACTGGCGGGTATCGGCGGGTTGCTGATCGTGCCGTGGCTGCTGAAGAAGCTGAGCATCTCGGCGGGGGAGGAGTTGCAGACGGTGACGCTTGCGGGGCTGTTGTTCGGGCTGGCGTTGATCGCGCAGAAGGCGGGTTACTCGCTGGCGCTCGGGGCATTTTTGCTGGGGACGATCGTGGCGGAGACGCCGCACCGGACGCAGGTGGAGCGGACGTTTGAGGGGATGCGCGAGGTGTTCACGGCGGTGTTTTTCGTGGCGATCGGGATGCAGATCGATGTGCGACTGGTGGGTGAGTGGTGGTGGTTGATCGTGGGCGTGGCGGCGTTCACGGTGGTGGTGCGGGCGCTGGCGACGACCATCGGGCTGTCGCTGATCGGGACTTCGGTGAAGGACTCGATGCAGGTAGGGTTGATGGCTACGCCGATCGGGGAGTTTTCGTTCATCATTGCGCAGCTGGGCGTGGCGGCGAAGGTGGTGCCGGAGCGGTTTTATCCGATGGCGGTCGGGGTGTCGCTGCTGACGACGCTGGGCGCGCCGTCACTGACGAAACATTCGGAGAAGATCAGTGTATGGGCTTTGTCGCGACGGCCGGGGTGGTTGCGGGCGTGGCATGGTTATTACTACACATGGATCGAGCGGCTGCGGGCGCGGCAGAAGCGAAATATGCTCTGGCAGCTGAGCAAGAAGCGGTTGATCCAGATAAGCGTGGAGGTGTTGCTGGTGACTGGGCTGCTGGTGTTTTCGGAGCCGCTGTTTGCGATGGTTGAGAGTTGGCTGGGGCATAACTGGCTGTTTCCGCATGGGCCGACGGTGCTGTTTGTCGCGGGCATGACGCTGGTCGTGCTGGCGCCGCTGGTGGCGATCTGGAGGAATATTTCGGCTCTGTGCCTGCTTTACGCGCAGGTGTCGGTGTCGGGGCATCCACAGGCGCGAAAGATGGCACCTGTTGTGGAGTGGGCGTTCCGGGCGGTGGCGGGAGCGGCGCTGGCGTTGTGGATTTTTTCGCTGTTGCCGGCGGGTGTGGGGATGAAGTGGCTGTTGCTGGCGAGTGTGTTGCTGGCGGGCGTGGGCATCCTGATTTTGCGGCGGAGGCTGGTTTACTGGCACAGCGAGCTGGAGGTGGAGCTCCAGGGGGCGCTCGCGGGGGCGGGGAGCGCGGCGATGGAGACGAATGCGCCGTGGCTGAATCCGCATCGCGAGTGGAAGCTGAGTGTGAGCGATTGTGTGCTGCCGGATCTGGCGGATTGCACGGGGAAGAGGATCTCGGAGCTGGCGCTGAGGCCGCAGTTTGGAGCGACGATTGTGGGCATTGACCGGCAGGGCTGCCTGATCCCGCTGCCGGGACCGGAGACGGTGCTTTATCCGCGGGACAAGGTTTTGTTGATCGGCACGGCGGAGCAGATGGCGGCTGGCAAGGCATTCCTGCAAAGAGTGACGGGCAATCCGTCGGGATCGGAGTTCGAGGATGTGCGCATGGAAACCATCCTGGTTCCGACGGGCAGTCCGGGGGCGGGGAAGGATTTGAGGACGTTGATCCCGTCGCAGGGAAACCATGTGCAGATCGCGGGTATCCGGCGCGGGGAGACGCGGGTGCTCAATCCGGCGGGCGATGAAGTGGTGGGGGCGGGTGACGAGCTGCTGGTGCTCGGAACGCCGGACCAGATCCACGGGTTTCGCGAGTGGCTGGAGGCGGTCTGA
- the mreC gene encoding rod shape-determining protein MreC: MPAKRIDQARPFFVLGLIIAAWLVVPAIVKRFGRASFFEFQAPIDVSASAVRDLQSYWALRTRSKDDLIESGKQLSRLNASYELAIQKNAALEGEIHRLEDLLNLPVFQDYKPETARVVRRSFGTWWQRLTIRKGSAHGITENAPVIFVGGVVGRVAKVGLYTSEVDLISTPGLRLAATLEGDTRPISYQGASKEAFGPFGGLIDFVPLDIFANSATPRRVVTSGLGGTFPSGLVIGKINKLEPSPDGLFKSGSVELDPRLADVTEVTVLVPLKKP; the protein is encoded by the coding sequence GTGCCCGCTAAACGCATCGACCAAGCCAGACCCTTCTTCGTCCTCGGCCTCATCATCGCCGCCTGGCTGGTCGTCCCCGCTATCGTCAAACGTTTCGGCCGCGCTTCCTTCTTCGAGTTCCAGGCACCCATCGACGTCTCCGCCTCCGCTGTCCGGGATCTCCAATCCTACTGGGCGTTGCGCACGCGCTCCAAAGACGACCTCATCGAATCCGGGAAACAACTCTCCCGCCTCAACGCCTCCTACGAACTCGCTATCCAGAAAAACGCCGCGCTCGAAGGCGAGATCCACCGCCTCGAAGACCTGCTCAATCTCCCCGTCTTCCAGGACTACAAACCCGAGACCGCCCGCGTCGTCCGCCGCAGCTTCGGCACATGGTGGCAACGCCTCACCATCCGCAAAGGCTCCGCGCACGGCATCACCGAAAACGCCCCCGTCATCTTCGTCGGCGGAGTCGTCGGCCGCGTCGCCAAAGTCGGCCTCTACACATCCGAGGTCGATCTGATCAGCACCCCCGGCCTCCGCCTCGCCGCCACCCTCGAGGGCGATACCCGGCCCATCAGCTACCAAGGCGCAAGCAAAGAAGCCTTCGGCCCTTTCGGTGGACTCATTGATTTCGTCCCGCTCGATATTTTTGCCAACTCCGCCACCCCACGCCGCGTCGTCACCTCCGGCCTTGGCGGCACATTTCCTTCCGGCCTCGTCATCGGCAAAATCAACAAACTCGAACCCAGCCCCGATGGCCTCTTCAAATCCGGCTCCGTCGAACTCGACCCGCGCTTGGCCGATGTCACCGAAGTCACCGTCCTCGTCCCGCTGAAAAAGCCATGA
- a CDS encoding LysR family transcriptional regulator gives MQIENFKIFADLVETKSFSKSAKINGITQSAVSQQARAMERHFKTLLIDRSQKQFQLTREGQRVYEASKEVLHQYEKLLSELQEMKKVISGTIRISTIYSIGLHELPPYIKRFLHDFPSVNVRVEYRRSNLVYEDILHNSVDFGLVAFPVKVRQIEQLPFRDDRLVLITHPSHELAKAGEVDMKTLAGQKFIGFDPDIPTRKAVDQIFRDNKLEIEPVMEFDNIETVKRAVEIDHGIAIVPQATVLQESKQGSLCIVPFKGKEFSRPLAILHRKGRVLTPAMKKFIEVLNMDMTGAAGA, from the coding sequence ATGCAAATTGAGAATTTCAAAATCTTCGCCGACCTCGTCGAGACGAAGAGCTTTTCAAAATCCGCCAAAATAAACGGCATCACGCAATCCGCCGTGAGCCAGCAAGCACGGGCGATGGAGCGCCACTTCAAGACGCTGCTGATCGATCGCAGCCAGAAACAATTCCAGCTCACCCGCGAAGGCCAGCGCGTGTACGAAGCCTCGAAGGAAGTGCTTCACCAGTACGAGAAGCTCCTCAGCGAGCTCCAGGAGATGAAGAAGGTCATCAGCGGCACCATCCGCATCTCGACCATTTACTCCATCGGCCTCCACGAGCTGCCGCCCTACATCAAGCGCTTCCTCCACGATTTCCCCTCGGTCAACGTCCGCGTCGAGTACCGCCGCTCAAATCTCGTTTACGAAGACATCCTCCATAACTCCGTGGACTTCGGCCTCGTCGCCTTCCCCGTCAAAGTCCGGCAGATCGAACAACTCCCTTTCCGCGACGACCGCCTCGTCCTCATCACGCATCCGTCTCACGAACTCGCGAAAGCGGGCGAGGTCGATATGAAGACCCTCGCCGGTCAGAAATTCATCGGCTTCGACCCCGACATCCCCACCCGCAAAGCCGTCGACCAGATCTTTCGCGACAACAAACTCGAGATCGAGCCCGTCATGGAGTTCGACAACATCGAGACCGTGAAACGCGCCGTCGAGATCGACCACGGCATCGCCATCGTCCCGCAGGCCACCGTCCTTCAGGAATCGAAACAGGGCTCCCTCTGCATCGTGCCTTTCAAAGGCAAAGAATTCTCCCGCCCCCTCGCTATCCTCCACCGCAAGGGCCGGGTGCTCACGCCCGCGATGAAAAAGTTCATCGAAGTCCTCAACATGGACATGACCGGCGCGGCCGGAGCTTGA
- a CDS encoding YggS family pyridoxal phosphate-dependent enzyme gives MITYEDFLIRVAEVRAKIAEACRVAGRDPAEVALLAVTKTHPAVAAEYAARCGLAAVGENRVQEAVEKRPLVSASAPGLRWELIGHLQSNKAKLAVQTFDRVQSVDSEKLLNHLDRAAGESGKTLGVLLQINAGNDPAKFGAEPGDASKLLEVALAKTHLRIEGLMTIAPLGANPAEGAELAVRTFGNLRTIRDELAGRFGVPLRELSMGMSGDLAAAVAAGSTVVRVGTALFGGRS, from the coding sequence ATGATCACCTACGAAGACTTTCTAATCCGCGTCGCCGAAGTGCGCGCGAAAATCGCCGAAGCGTGTCGCGTGGCGGGGCGCGATCCAGCAGAGGTGGCCTTGCTGGCGGTGACAAAAACGCATCCGGCGGTGGCGGCTGAGTATGCGGCGCGCTGCGGGCTGGCGGCGGTCGGCGAGAACCGTGTGCAGGAGGCCGTGGAGAAGCGGCCGCTGGTGTCGGCAAGTGCGCCGGGGCTGCGGTGGGAGCTGATCGGGCACTTGCAGTCGAACAAGGCGAAGCTGGCGGTGCAGACGTTTGACCGGGTGCAGAGCGTGGACAGCGAGAAGCTGCTCAATCATCTCGACCGGGCGGCGGGGGAAAGCGGGAAGACGCTGGGGGTGCTGCTTCAGATCAACGCGGGGAACGATCCGGCGAAGTTTGGGGCGGAGCCGGGGGATGCGTCGAAGTTGTTGGAAGTGGCGCTGGCGAAGACGCATTTGCGTATCGAGGGATTGATGACGATCGCGCCGCTCGGGGCGAATCCGGCGGAGGGTGCGGAACTGGCTGTTCGGACGTTTGGAAATTTGCGGACGATCCGGGATGAGCTGGCGGGGCGTTTCGGAGTGCCGTTGCGCGAGCTGTCCATGGGGATGAGCGGTGATCTGGCGGCGGCAGTGGCGGCCGGGAGCACGGTGGTGCGGGTGGGAACGGCGCTGTTTGGGGGAAGGAGCTGA
- a CDS encoding rod shape-determining protein has product MASNFFGYFSNDIGIDLGTANTLVYVKDKGIVLREPSVVALDTTTRKVRAVGDEAKRMLGRTPGNITAIRPMKDGVIADFDVTEAMLRYFIRKVHNNALRVAPRVVIAIPSGITEVEKRAVKDSATHAGARDVITIPEPMAAAIGVGLPIDEPAANMIVDIGGGTTEIAIISLSGIVFSKSIRVAGDELDAAVVNYMKRAYNLLIGERTAEEIKMKIGSAYPLDEELSLEVKGRDSVAGLPKTIHITSQEIREALSDTIAAIVDAVRTTLERCPPELSADLVDRGFVMAGGGSLIRGIDRLLSEKTGLPVTVADDPLSAVANGTGAVLNDLNWVMQNV; this is encoded by the coding sequence ATGGCTTCAAACTTCTTCGGGTATTTCTCCAACGACATCGGCATCGACCTCGGTACGGCCAACACGCTCGTTTATGTGAAAGACAAAGGCATCGTCCTCCGCGAACCCTCCGTCGTCGCACTCGATACCACCACCCGCAAAGTGCGCGCCGTCGGCGACGAAGCCAAACGTATGTTGGGCCGCACCCCCGGCAACATCACCGCCATCCGCCCCATGAAAGACGGCGTCATCGCCGACTTCGACGTCACCGAGGCGATGCTCCGCTACTTCATCCGCAAGGTTCACAACAACGCCCTGCGCGTCGCCCCCCGCGTCGTCATCGCCATTCCCTCCGGCATCACCGAAGTCGAAAAACGCGCCGTCAAAGACTCCGCCACCCACGCCGGTGCCCGCGACGTCATCACCATTCCCGAACCCATGGCCGCCGCCATCGGCGTCGGCCTCCCGATCGATGAACCCGCCGCCAACATGATCGTCGACATCGGCGGCGGCACCACCGAGATCGCCATCATTTCGCTCTCCGGCATTGTATTCTCAAAGTCGATTCGCGTCGCCGGCGACGAACTCGACGCCGCCGTCGTGAACTACATGAAGCGCGCCTACAACTTGCTCATCGGCGAGCGCACCGCCGAAGAGATCAAGATGAAGATCGGCTCCGCCTACCCGCTCGACGAAGAACTCTCCCTAGAAGTCAAAGGCCGCGACTCCGTCGCCGGTCTCCCCAAGACGATCCACATCACTTCGCAGGAAATCCGCGAAGCGCTCAGCGACACCATCGCCGCCATCGTCGACGCCGTCCGCACCACCCTCGAACGCTGCCCGCCCGAACTCTCCGCCGACCTCGTCGACCGCGGCTTCGTCATGGCCGGCGGCGGCTCGCTCATCCGCGGCATCGACCGCCTCCTCAGCGAAAAAACCGGCCTGCCCGTCACCGTCGCCGACGATCCTCTCTCCGCCGTCGCCAACGGCACCGGCGCCGTCCTCAACGACCTCAACTGGGTCATGCAGAACGTCTGA
- a CDS encoding peptidoglycan D,D-transpeptidase FtsI family protein: MADRTSDRSSSLMESHKGYDLRILFFYPAIAALLLILIGGLAYQQLIKTDEYHSREKQQNQRRILTPGPRGNIYDREGRLLVKNRARFYAAVNLDELRTEFNNAVRTIRKNYLANDDKDLPSYSQLRSIARYSVLQKHADDINRITGRSIKIDADNLKRHFETQLLLPYIIADELTPEEYARLSEQLPVTDPVQILAASTREYPYKNVAAHALGYVRPYDELNADLPEDGVWTVKMRGTIGKDGIEGRFNNILQGKPGVATYRVDPTGYRVDAPLDRRLPVQGQSIKTSLDIDLQIAAEEAIKTLDGEPEETGETDANGQKIMKAKPQAGAAVAIDVRTGEVLAVVSAPTYDLNNFMPRLSSDDFEAMSDTGAWLNRALNGLYQPGSTFKVLTSIAGLRAGVIDPATTHVECNGTYQIGNRTFVCHNHRSTPGEMTLATSLEKSCNIFFYDCGRKMGPDAIAAEARRFHLDQNTGIELPGETRRMVVPDPAWLQRVRGERWPEGETANYAIGQSALILTPLQMACFVASVARGETVTHPTLLHDPKRPRQKTEPIGLTPRQYNGLIEGMRRCVETGSGRKLSNPKLFNLQYAKIAGKTGTAQKDYYENGVRARINYAWFIGFAPYDNPEIAVAVILEGGPGDEIGGGDLAAPIAGAMLQKYFDKKAEQPALPAATVKTAAR; the protein is encoded by the coding sequence ATGGCCGACCGCACTTCAGACCGTTCCAGCAGCCTCATGGAGTCCCACAAGGGCTACGACCTGCGCATCCTGTTTTTCTACCCCGCCATCGCCGCCCTCCTCCTCATCCTCATCGGCGGCCTCGCCTACCAGCAGCTCATCAAAACCGACGAATACCACTCGCGCGAAAAACAACAAAACCAGCGCCGCATCCTCACCCCCGGCCCCCGCGGAAACATTTACGACCGCGAAGGCCGCCTCCTCGTCAAAAACCGCGCCCGCTTCTACGCCGCCGTCAACCTCGACGAGCTCCGCACCGAGTTCAACAACGCCGTCCGCACCATTCGAAAAAACTACCTCGCGAACGACGACAAGGACCTCCCCTCCTATTCTCAGCTTCGCTCTATCGCCCGCTACAGCGTCCTCCAAAAACACGCCGACGACATCAACCGCATCACCGGCCGCTCCATCAAAATCGACGCCGACAATCTCAAGCGCCACTTCGAAACCCAGCTCCTCCTCCCCTACATCATTGCCGACGAGCTTACCCCGGAGGAATACGCCCGCCTCTCCGAACAACTCCCCGTCACCGACCCCGTCCAGATCCTGGCCGCCAGCACCCGAGAGTATCCCTACAAAAACGTCGCCGCCCACGCCCTCGGCTACGTCCGCCCTTATGACGAACTCAACGCCGACCTCCCCGAAGACGGCGTATGGACCGTGAAAATGCGCGGCACCATCGGCAAAGACGGCATCGAGGGTCGCTTTAATAACATCCTCCAAGGCAAACCCGGCGTCGCCACCTACCGCGTCGACCCCACCGGATACCGTGTGGACGCCCCCCTCGACCGCCGCCTCCCCGTCCAAGGCCAGAGCATCAAAACCAGCCTCGACATCGACCTCCAAATCGCCGCCGAAGAAGCCATCAAAACACTCGACGGCGAACCCGAGGAAACCGGCGAAACCGACGCCAACGGCCAAAAAATCATGAAGGCCAAACCCCAGGCCGGCGCCGCCGTCGCCATCGATGTCCGCACCGGCGAAGTCCTCGCCGTCGTCAGCGCCCCCACCTATGACCTCAACAACTTCATGCCACGCCTCTCCAGCGACGACTTCGAGGCGATGAGCGACACAGGCGCCTGGCTCAACCGCGCGCTCAACGGCCTCTATCAGCCCGGCTCTACGTTCAAAGTTCTCACGTCCATCGCCGGGCTTCGCGCCGGCGTCATCGACCCAGCAACAACCCACGTCGAATGCAACGGCACCTACCAGATCGGCAACCGCACCTTCGTCTGCCACAATCATCGAAGCACGCCCGGCGAGATGACCCTCGCGACCTCGCTGGAGAAAAGCTGCAACATTTTCTTCTACGACTGCGGTCGAAAAATGGGCCCTGACGCGATCGCAGCCGAAGCACGCCGCTTTCATCTGGATCAGAACACCGGCATCGAACTCCCTGGCGAAACCCGACGCATGGTCGTTCCCGACCCCGCCTGGCTGCAACGCGTTCGCGGCGAACGCTGGCCCGAAGGCGAAACCGCCAACTACGCCATCGGCCAAAGCGCGCTCATTCTCACGCCCCTTCAGATGGCCTGCTTCGTGGCTTCCGTCGCCCGCGGCGAAACCGTCACTCACCCCACACTGCTTCACGATCCCAAACGCCCGCGTCAAAAAACCGAGCCGATCGGCCTCACGCCAAGACAATACAACGGACTTATCGAAGGCATGCGCCGCTGCGTGGAAACAGGAAGCGGACGCAAACTCAGCAACCCGAAACTCTTCAACTTACAATATGCCAAGATCGCCGGAAAAACCGGCACCGCCCAGAAAGACTATTACGAAAACGGCGTCAGAGCGCGTATCAACTACGCCTGGTTCATCGGCTTTGCCCCCTACGACAACCCCGAGATCGCCGTAGCCGTCATCCTCGAAGGCGGCCCCGGTGATGAAATCGGCGGCGGTGACCTGGCCGCCCCGATCGCCGGCGCGATGCTCCAAAAATACTTCGACAAAAAAGCCGAGCAGCCCGCCTTGCCCGCCGCCACGGTTAAAACCGCCGCCCGCTGA